The genomic region GAACGCCGAGTTGATTTGCATCAACTCGCCCAACTCGATCTTGCCAGCGAAGTAGCGTGGCGCAGCCACGATAAACGGAAAGATGATCGCGATCTGGCTGTAGCCGGCGGTGAAAAAAGTCAGGCGCTTGGACACTTTCATGATGTCCCAAAAGTTGTGCCAGACCTTGCCGAAACGTGTGCTCAGGCGTTGCCTTTCATTCGGTTCGCCGTTGTACAGGGCAATACTCTCGGCGTTCTCACGCACCCGCACCATGGAGAAACGCAAGTCCGCTTCAAAGCGTTGCTGCTGGTTGCTCAGGCCGATCAAGCGACGGCCGATCAGGTGGGTCAACCAACTGCCCACGGCGGCGTACAGCAGCGCACACCAGAACATGTACCCCGGGATGGTGATGCCGAACAATTCGATGCTGCCCGACACGCCCCACAGGATGATCGAGAACGACACCAGGCTGACCACATTACGCAGCAATCCCAGGCCAAGGCTCAAGGTGGCGGAGGTGAAGTTATTGAGGTCTTCGGAAATCCGCTGGTCCGGGTTATCGGTATAGCCGCCCTGTTCCAGTTGGTAGTAGTTCTTGTGCGCGAGCCAACGGGTGAAGTGTTTTTCGGTGAGCCAGGCACGCCAACGGATCGTCAGCATCTGGGTCAGGTAGAGACGGTAGACCGCGCCGAGAATCGCTACCGCCGCAATTCCGCCGAAATAACCGATCAGTTGCCAGAAGGCCTCGGTGTCCTTCTTCTCCAGAGCGTTGTAGAAGTCCTTGTACCAGTGGTTGATCCATACGGAGATCGCCACGCTGAACAGCGACAGGCCAATCACGGCAGCCAGCAACAGCCAGGCCCTGCCCTTCTCTTCACTACGCCAATACGGGGTGATCATGGCCCAGGTTCGGCGGAAGAATTGCCCCCGCACCGCGTCGTTGACCGCGGAGTACTCAGCGTTCTGGTTCATTGTTCAGGCTCGGTAGGAAAAACATCACAGGCGTTTGAACCGATCATAGGTGATCGGTTCGCGCATCCGTGCAGCCTGAAGCAGGTTGTTCAGTTTTCGTTCAGCGTCGTACCGGGCGCTTCTGCAGCTTGCGTTGCAGCGTGCGGCGGTGCATGCCCAGGGCACGGGCCGTAGCGGAGATATTGCCTTCGTGTTCGGTGAGCACGCGCTGGATGTGCTCCCACTGCAGGCGGTCCACCGACATCGGGTTTTCCGGCACCAGGGTGTCGAGGTCGGCATGCTCGGACAGCAAGGCGGCCAGCACGTCGTCGGCGTCCGCCGGCTTGCACAGGTAGTTGCAGGCGCCGCGCTTGATCGCCTCGACGGCGGTGGCGATGCTGGAGTAACCGGTGAGGATCACTACGCGCATTTCCGGGTCGAGTTCCAGCAGCCTCGGCAGCAGCACCAGGCCGGAGTCGCCGTCCATTTTCAGGTCGAGGGCAGCATAGTCCGGCAGGTCGGCCTGGGCGATGGTCAAGCCCTCTTCGGCGGAGCCTGCGGTGCTGACGCGAAAACCGCGCCGGCTCATGGCGCGTGCCATCACGCGGGTAAAGGTCGCGTCGTCATCTACCAGCAACAGGTGTGGCAGTTCTTCGCCTTCGACTTGGATCTCGTCACTCATCGATATCTCCTCGTGCGACACGGGGCAGGCGCAGCTCGGTGAGCGTGCCGCCTTCCTCATGACTATAGAGCTTCACTGAGCCGCCCGCGCGGGTCACGCTGGCCTTGCTCAAAAACAGGCCCAGGCCGAAGCCTTTGCCCTTGGTGGTAAAGAATGGTTTGCCGATCTGCTCGGCAATGGCCAGCGGCACGCCCGCGCCGTGGTCACGAATGCTGATGGTGATGTTTTCTGCGTCCCAGTCCAACTGCACGCCCAATCCTTCGGGGCAAGCGTCGGCGGCGTTGTTCAAAAGATTGAGCAGCGCCTGGGTCAGGTCCGGCGGTGGCGCCATGCGCGGCACGCTGCCTTGGCCCAGCAGATTGAAACGGTAACTGGCCTCGGGACGCATCAGGTGCCAACGGTTCAAAGCTTCGTCGAGCCAGTGGGTGACATCCTGCATTTCGACCGCCAGGCGGCGATTGGCTTCGGCAGCGCGCACCAGTTGCTGCAGCGTCAGCTTGCACTGCTTGACCTGTTCCTGCAGCACGCTGAGGTCCTCCTGCAAGGCCGGGTCGTGGTGGTCCTGGGTCATTTCCTTGAGCAATACGCTCATGGTCGCCAGCGGCGTGCCCAGTTCATGGGCGGCGCCGGCTGCCTGGGTGGCGACGGCCAGCAGTTGCTGATCACGCAGGCCCTCTTCACGGCGAATGGCGCGCAGTTCTTCCTGGCGGCGCAGCTCTTCGGCCATGCGTGCGGCGAAGAAGGTAATGACCGCAGCCGAGAGGGCAAAACTCAGCCACATTCCGTAGATCTGCAGGTTCTCCCGGGCAATCGGAAAGGTTTGCAGCGGATAGAACTGCGCCAGCAGCAGGGTATAGAGCGTCAGGGCAATGCCCGACAGCACCACCGAGTAGCGCCATGGCAAGGTCACGGCGGCAATGGTCAACGGCACCAGGTAATAAGAAACAAACGGATTGGTGGAGCCACCGGAGAAATACAGCAACACACTGTGGATAAACAGGTCGCACGCCAACTGAAGCGCGTACTCCAGCTCGGTCACCGGCCACGTGGTGCGCAACCGGATAGCGGTGAACGCACAGAGCACGGAGGAAAAGCCGAGAGTCACAGCCAATTGCAGCCACGGCAGCGGCAGCAGGTCGAACCAATAGGCAAGCCCGACGGAACCGGCCTGTGCGGCCAATACCAGAGTGCGAATGAACGTCAGGCGCCAGAGGTTCTGGCGGGTGGCGGAAGTCAGTTTTACGGCGGCGAGCATGAGCTCTCCCGGTGAGCGCTGCAGGCGGATCGGCACGAGTATAAACGAAGCAGGCCGGCTGGCACGGCGTATGTGGCTCTTTGACGCAGGGCGGGAAAACGACCGTTCGTCGGACCCACCATAACTTGTAGCTATTGTGTAAACCCGAAGAACCCGGCGCCAGCGTCTACAGTCATACCGAACACGACTATCTCAAGGAGCTTCCATGTCTCGTTTCACTCGCAGTGCCGCTGTCCTTGCCCTCAGCGCCAGCGCCCTGGCCAGCCTCCAGGCCATGGCTGCCGATGAACTGCATTACAACCAGATTTCCCTGCGTGCCGAAGTCAGCCAGGAAGTGGCTCGCGACAAGATGATCGTCACTCTCTACACAGAGTCGCAAAATGCCGACCCGGCCAAGCTCGCTGCCGATATCACCACCACCATGAACCAGGCCCTGGGCCAGGCCCGCGAGGTCAAAGGTGTGACCCTGCGCCAGGGCAGCCGCAACAGCTACCCGATCTACGACAACAAGAACCAGAAGATCACCGGCTGGCGTGAACGCGCCGAACTGCGCCTGGAAAGCGCGGACTTCCCGGCGTTGTCCAAGCTCACCGGCGAACTGCTGAACACGCTGAAAATGGAAAACATGGACTTCGCCATCGCCGACGCTACGCGCAAGGCCAGCGAAGATGCGCTGCTCAAGGATGCAGTTGCAGCGTTCAAGGCCCGTGCCCAGCTGGCGACTGACGCATTGGGTGGCAAGGGTTACAAGATCGTCAATCTGAACTTCAACACCAACGGCTATCCAATGCCTTATGCCCGTGGCGGGATGATGATGAAAGCGGCCATGGCCGATTCGGCGCCAACACCTGAAGTGGAAGCCGGTACCAGCCAGGTCAACATGAGTGCCGATGGGGTGATTGAAGTACAGCAATAAACATAGAAAAAAGACAATGGCGCAGCCTTAACAGCCTGCGCCATTTTTTTGCACACTGTTTCAGCGTCATCGCAACTTAAGTCGTCTGGCAAAGCCTTAACAGGCGTCGTACACCTGAAACTAATATAACCAAAGTACCAGACCCACACTTTCTGATTAGGATGTGGAACTTTCCTGTGCAAGCAGCCACACACTTCACACTCAATCACTCCATCATCCCAACCAGGTACTCAAAAGTGGAAAACTTAAATCAGTTTACTATTATCCGTTATCCGGCACCCACGCCTGGGCCTACTGAACACACACAAGCGCAGGCACAGAAACCGGATAAATCGCTTAACAATAACGAAGCCTATACAACCGACCACACTGTCTCTACGGTCCAGCGCCACTCCGATGACTACAAGGCAATCATTTATGGATCAGACCCTGTCCAAGCGCCCGGAGACAGATATACGTTAAAGCAGCGCGAAGATCGCATTGACGCTTACGCCACGCGTGTAAATACGCAGATAAAAAATATCGAAAGTGGCAGTGAAGGCGACAGAAACAATAAGTTCCAGAACGTGCGCCTATTTATGGAACCCTCCGGTTACTTCAGTGGGGGTCTATTAGCTGCAGGGTTCGATCCGCATGAAAAAATCAGCGTAAGGTTCGACACTTACGTCGGTATGGGGACCGGAGAAAATCTGTCCGATACCGAAACCCGTACCTACTCTGCATGGGAAATCGCAGCGGGTGTGCTTGAACACGACACACCAGCACGGGGCGGGATTGTCAATTTCCATGGAATGGTCATTGACCCAAAAGACCGGAGCAAGATTAACGATCTGCAATCGTTAGGCAAACAACTTCAAAACCACTGGGAGCAGGATATAGCCACGCCAATGCGTGGCAGCGCCAGGGTCGACACCCTTATTGAGATTACGGATGACTTTCCTCTCATACCCCACCTCCCATTCCTACCTCGACCCAAAATATCAACAGTAATACCTGAACGCTCGGGCAAAGCAGACGCCTATGTAGCGCGGGGCGCTTTGCAGAGTCTTCATAGCGATAAGGAGGCCTTTGAAAAGTTAAGCTCTTCCGGTCAAGAAGCGATTAGCCGCACGCTGAATAAGAATGGGCAAGTGATTATTCCCAATATCTACGGTTACCCCCTGAGTGGGTACGCATTCATTCCCTATACGCCCTATAATGGCGATTACAACAACCGGCCCAATCAGGGTGTCATGCTTGATTTGAGGAGTGGCGCTGTCAGCGAGATAAAGGGCGATGAGGAGTTTGCGGCGTGGGCCAAAGACAATCGTAACCAACTGATAAGTCGTTTCAATGCCAGTGACCTGCAAGGAGGAAAAGACGCGCATTGGCCACCGGCCGCGACGGTACTCGACAGTCTGATCCGAGATAATAGATCCCACTACCCAGGGCGGGACACTTTGGTAACCGACAAGTCCGTACCCGTTCGGGAATTGTTTAATTATACCCAATCGCGAGGCGGTGACTATGAACTGAAATTTGGCAATCTGAACAAAGGTATTGCCTCGCATTATCACGAGATGAACGCCAAGAACGCGCTATGGGACGATCAAACCAAGGTTTTTGGCGCCATGGAGCAAGGCTGGAAGGCCGCAAAAGAAGTATGGGGCGATACCTTTGGCTACGTACCCGTCCTTGGTAACGCGGGCAATATTGTTTTTGGCAAGCATGACGCCGCCCACGGCATGACGGCCAGCGATCGCGTTGGAGGCAGGGCCGGAGTAGTGATATCAGGCCTGCTGCTGGCGCATGAAGTTATACCGGCTGGGGTAGAGGCAGGACTGGGTGAACCGGCCTTGAATTTCAACGCCGCCGAAAGCCAACAGTACGGCTGGAAATACAATGAGCAGGCCAACCGTTTTGATTTCGTGAAAAAAGTAAGCGCCTCCAACGAGGGCGATATAACCCCCGTCGCCAACAAAGCGTCAAACGAACCGAGCACGCCACACGCCAGTGAAACGGAAGGTGCCCATCCGACAATCGAACCACCAAATAGTAAACGTGCTTTTCTAAACTCCATCGAGAACTTACCCACCGGCGAAGATCTTTTTTCCAGTGCTGAAAAAAACGTAATCCTGAGTGGAGAGCTCAATGAGCTAAACACCCTTAACGAAAAACTCTACACATTTACTGATTTCAACAAAAAAGGTACTCAAGAACGACTCAACATACTGGTACACGGCAGTGTCGACCCTGATACTGGCATTTCGAAAGTTTCATATAATGGAAAACTCAATACGCCACACGAGTTACTTCAGACACTTCACAACGAAGGTATTCACCCCGAGACGTTTGACAATGTAAGACTGCTGTCATGTGACTCTGCAAGTGGTGGAGATGCCTCCTTCGCAGCTGAATTTCAGAAGCTCATAGGGCGCCCGGTCAAAGGCTATAGTGGCACCCTCAGCGCTAACCTCACACCAGAAGATGTAAATGCAGCGGTTGTAAAAGTAGAAAAGTCCTATCTGGAAGCCCTGGAAAAAAATCAAGCCACCCCCCTGACTGCCGCCGATAGGGCATTGGCTAGATCCGAAGCTGAAAAATACGCTGCCAAAGAACTGGCGAAAAAAACAAACTTCAGACCGGCAAAGAAAAATCCTTATTGGAATCCGTTGAAATGGTGGGCTTTTACTTATAAACCCGAGACCTTCCCAAAACCGTAACACCGAGAATATGCTCGCCATCGAAAGAGTAGTCGTCAAATCGCCCTCAGCGCCAGTGCAATTGCCAGCCTCCCGGCCATGGCCGCCGATGCACTGATATTACAATCAGGTATACCTGCGCGCTGACGGCAGCCAGGAAGTGGCTCGCGACAAGACGATCATGACCCTCTACACCGAGTCGCAAAATGCCGACCCGGCCAAGCTCGCTGCCGCCCCCCCGCCACCATGAACCAGGCCCTGAGCCAGGCCCGCCAGGTCAATATGAGTGCCGATGGCGTGATCGAAGTTTTACAGTAACTTTTTTAGACAAGACAAAGGCGCAAACCCAAGGGCTTGCGCTTTTTTTGCGTTCGCTGCCGCCACGTCATATCCGGCAGCATATCTCGCTGGAATTACGTTCAAGGTCTTCACGACTCAATGACTGCCATAGCTACCAGGGAGGGCTGTGCTGGCATTTATTCACACAGTGAGAGCCAAACTTATGTCCCTATCAGTCAATGCAACACCATCCTCATCGCTGCCGCAGGTACCCGGCGATCTGCGGTCAACAACTGATACGCAATCCCCACAAGCGCCTCAACCGCTCACCGCAAACATCGCCCGGCCTGCCGAGACAGCATTGCTTAAGGCTTACCTTGAAGCCGCCCAACGCAAGGTCCTGCATAACAATGCCGGGCTTATAGCAGTCCCGCCCCAGAGCAACCTGGGCCAATGGCTTGGAGTATATCGCGAGCATTTGGAACACCCTGTTGTGCAGGGCTGGCTGCGCGAACAGCAGATCGAGCCGAACACCCTCCTCTCAATCAACCCGTCTACAGGCACCTTGTCCGCCGAGGTAAGAGGCGAAACGAAAACCTTCCACCTCACGGACACATCAGGTTGGGGACAGATTTCGGGGCCTCTGCTGGCAGCCGCCAGGATCATCGCTCCAGGCAATCATGGTGATTTGCGTGTGAGGCTGCGCGAAGACTCCATTCAAGTCAGCGCAAAGGTCGTGGCAAACTTTGAAGGCGTGGAACTTCCACAAACACTGTCCCAGGCTCGGGAACAAATCAGGCATTTGGAGCATAAAACCACTTTCGATCCGATTCCCGCCGATGATCACCTGCGTCCTGCCAGCAGCCGCTCGGCAGAGGCGCTGCAGGTACACAGA from Pseudomonas synxantha harbors:
- a CDS encoding ABC transporter ATP-binding protein/permease, with the protein product MNQNAEYSAVNDAVRGQFFRRTWAMITPYWRSEEKGRAWLLLAAVIGLSLFSVAISVWINHWYKDFYNALEKKDTEAFWQLIGYFGGIAAVAILGAVYRLYLTQMLTIRWRAWLTEKHFTRWLAHKNYYQLEQGGYTDNPDQRISEDLNNFTSATLSLGLGLLRNVVSLVSFSIILWGVSGSIELFGITIPGYMFWCALLYAAVGSWLTHLIGRRLIGLSNQQQRFEADLRFSMVRVRENAESIALYNGEPNERQRLSTRFGKVWHNFWDIMKVSKRLTFFTAGYSQIAIIFPFIVAAPRYFAGKIELGELMQINSAFGNVQDNFSWFINAYSELATWRATSDRLLSFQQAMSDNEQRAPAIDVRHEGERLVIKDLGMDLADGRHLLSDANMTVEPGQRVMLSGRSGSGKSTLLRAMGHLWPAGHGSIRLPATRYLFLPQKPYLPIGTLKAVLSYPQDDGVYPPERYAQVLETCRLPHLVARLDEANHWQRMLSPGEQQRLAFARALLFAPQWLYMDEATSAMDEEDEATLYQALIDELPGLSVVSVGHRSSLKRFHGRHVRIEGGRLQEQQPA
- a CDS encoding response regulator transcription factor, with amino-acid sequence MSDEIQVEGEELPHLLLVDDDATFTRVMARAMSRRGFRVSTAGSAEEGLTIAQADLPDYAALDLKMDGDSGLVLLPRLLELDPEMRVVILTGYSSIATAVEAIKRGACNYLCKPADADDVLAALLSEHADLDTLVPENPMSVDRLQWEHIQRVLTEHEGNISATARALGMHRRTLQRKLQKRPVRR
- a CDS encoding ATP-binding protein, with protein sequence MLAAVKLTSATRQNLWRLTFIRTLVLAAQAGSVGLAYWFDLLPLPWLQLAVTLGFSSVLCAFTAIRLRTTWPVTELEYALQLACDLFIHSVLLYFSGGSTNPFVSYYLVPLTIAAVTLPWRYSVVLSGIALTLYTLLLAQFYPLQTFPIARENLQIYGMWLSFALSAAVITFFAARMAEELRRQEELRAIRREEGLRDQQLLAVATQAAGAAHELGTPLATMSVLLKEMTQDHHDPALQEDLSVLQEQVKQCKLTLQQLVRAAEANRRLAVEMQDVTHWLDEALNRWHLMRPEASYRFNLLGQGSVPRMAPPPDLTQALLNLLNNAADACPEGLGVQLDWDAENITISIRDHGAGVPLAIAEQIGKPFFTTKGKGFGLGLFLSKASVTRAGGSVKLYSHEEGGTLTELRLPRVARGDIDE
- a CDS encoding SIMPL domain-containing protein (The SIMPL domain is named for its presence in mouse protein SIMPL (signalling molecule that associates with mouse pelle-like kinase). Bacterial member BP26, from Brucella, was shown to assemble into a channel-like structure, while YggE from E. coli has been associated with resistance to oxidative stress.), translating into MSRFTRSAAVLALSASALASLQAMAADELHYNQISLRAEVSQEVARDKMIVTLYTESQNADPAKLAADITTTMNQALGQAREVKGVTLRQGSRNSYPIYDNKNQKITGWRERAELRLESADFPALSKLTGELLNTLKMENMDFAIADATRKASEDALLKDAVAAFKARAQLATDALGGKGYKIVNLNFNTNGYPMPYARGGMMMKAAMADSAPTPEVEAGTSQVNMSADGVIEVQQ